Within the Hevea brasiliensis isolate MT/VB/25A 57/8 chromosome 2, ASM3005281v1, whole genome shotgun sequence genome, the region GATATTGAAATAGATCTTATAGatcttcaataaaaaaaaaataaaaataaaaaatcttatAGATATTATGACTATTCCTATGGCCAGGACCACTACTGCCCACAATTGTGGTAAGGTGGACTTTCTGGTGGATCCTTGAAggcttttctttaaatttttttttttttttaaaaaaaaaaaggaagttccacttaaaaagttatgagttttggcTCATGGTGGGAGAAAAGAAGAAAGATGTGATAATAATAGGAGTGTTGCATTATTATCATGcttcattcattttttttttctttgtattctgttatttattttattttattcccctgtctttataatttatatttatatttatttttatattttacaatTCTAATTTTaacaaaacaaagaaaaaaaatttctaagatatttaatttttagcttgcatttatatggtttaaagaattcaattttaattttctcaAATTAAATAACTTATTTAGCTATAACTATCatagatttaaaatatataatatataataaaattatttattaaatatatgtatTTAGCTACTTATATTTTATCATTataagaatttttttaaaatgaataCTTAATTGAGCTATTTAATGTCAAAATTCCATTATTTAGGGATGGACCCACAAGAGGCCTGGCCCTCccagtttttttttttccccatttTTCTGTAAGCTATTTAATTTTACCCTCCTCCAAAGTTACATTTTGGCCCCTccagattttattttttataatttataaattttttccaACTTTTTCCCCTGATTTCTCTTTAGCTTCAAACTTATCATTTATGGGAAAATAATACTAAATTTTTTACCAATAAAATACTTGATTATCGATTATTAATTGCTAAAGCAACTTTTTTTATATAGAATAAATTTATATAGTTATtatgatttttcttcttttttatacTTACAGATTATTTATAGCTAAAGTGGACATGACTGAATATATTTAATCTGTTATTAGATTAACTGGACTACCACACAATTTTTTAGATATTTATATCAGCAGAAATGCTTGTATGAaggtttatttattaaatattttttaatttttttaaaggaTTTAATTGTTACTATTTGAGTTCTCAGATTAATGGTTAATTTTAGATaacatttttaatatattaaaatatattataaataatatagtatattttagaaattgatatattatataaaaaaataatatattcttTTTCTATATTTTAGATTTAGTtcgtctttttctttttattttaaaaaagaaagTTTTTCCGTTCTGAGTTGTCAGAACTCGGAAGCTATCTCAGCTCGTGAGCGTCACGAGCCACGCATGCGGACACGTGATCAATTGAAGGCCATGCACTAATTTACtctttagttaattcacctcaactAATCAAATGATTAGCATCTAAGAAATAGAAAAGCAAAATAATTAATGAAGAAGGGACCAATAAGGAGAAGCCACAGATGACAGATTTTGTTTCTTTATTCACACCTACCAATGAGCCTGGATCGCACAAATCCTGCATCCTGACACGAATGTCAGAGTATAGACCAGTCACGTTCGGCTGTGGGGATTACAAATGTCAACAATATGCCGGAAGATCGTGGCATCCGAATAGCCGTTAATCGTACCGGGATTTGAGGTCAATATAGGGAAAAgtaagggattttcaaaattccCGCGAGAGGTTGCTGTCTTGACGTTTGGCGCCAGCGTCTTGACTTACAAAATTTCCTCATCAAGCATTTGGTCCCATTTGTGTCGATTGCTACCTTTATCCAAGTCCATCTCTTTGGGCCCATTCAAGAAACCCCCATTCAATTTCGAAATATCTATTACATTTTAACAATTCAAATGTTATTCatgtatattaaaaatatatatattaataaataaactaCTATTAATATATCATCCTGTAACTAATATCATCGTTTGGCACACAAAGCTCCATCAATTCCTTTTCATTACATTAATATTACTAATCGAATTTCAACACGTATATGGTCCAatttggaaaatgcaaattttagTAAGGAAAATTAGCAAATCAAATCCAATCCATCGTTTCACCGATAAACAAATGCAAAATACATTAGCATGATGAGAACAAAGACAATATAGCAATGTCGATAGTGACTATAAAAGATGATAGAAAGTTAGAAATCTTAGAGACAAAATGCTAACGGCCTTCGTAGTCATGCCCACCTCTGACCCTTCGGCTTCACCTACCATGTCTCAGccacaaaatattatttttctagtCTAGTGACAGGTTAACCTTTACGACAGTCTTGGTTCTTGGATGCAAAACCATTGGCGATCGATTACCACTTTCTTTTTTCCTTCTTGAGTTTTTAATGGTGAGTGCTTGCTGTTTTAGATGCTTGACAAGAAAACACATGATGCTTGCTAATTATAGCATCAAATTCTGAGGGTACCACACGTATTGTCGTCTGTCGAGATGAGTCGGTGGGATCATTTGGGACCATCTGCCCATTTCCTTCTCTTATTATTAATTTACAATGGATATCAAGTACGCACTAATGAATTTTCATCTCAtggtaaaaaaaaattgaatccgAAGCTCTATATAAAATAGGAGGATTTGGGGTTTATTTTCGCAATAACTtcgacataattaattaattgttgAGCATCTATTATAAAAAAATAGTGCATAAAACAAAATAGATGTATCTCATAAATGAATTAGGTAAAAAAttataattgttaaaattaaataattatttaaaataatcattttttttttttatataattcatAACTCAACAaagaaaatttgataatttttaattaataatgagagaaaaataaaaaaaaaaaaaagctaatttTGAAACTGTGCATAATATGTAatggttttttattttttttaaaaaaaggccAAAGAACTCCACCAAATGAGGGCGACTACTGTACGCCACGAGCGGCACAAGTGCCCAATGATGATGGTGTCTTGTGGCCCCCAAAAGCCTTTTTGACGATGACCTTTTTTGGATGGCatttgaaaaaagaaaaaggtCCGATCTAATAACGCTGTAGAAAAGTAAAAACCTGACAAAGAAAACAAAAGCTAGCGGTTGAATTGGTAATGTAGAATTGATTTTGAGATGAATTTTATcagtaaaattaataatttaaatgttaatattataattattgaaaaaattttatttaaatatttttatataaattattaaaaaaaagaaaaaaaaaactatctaCAGAAAAACAAGCATGTCTTGTTCAGTAAATGGCTCCTAATCCATTTTTTGCCTTCTTCTCCACATTTGGGGGCTGCAATAAATCTCGTCATGTGTCCATGTCTCTCCTTAGTATGCAGCAACTTAACACTTCTTATTCGTTGAGCCAATCTGCTTTCTGGACGGGCCAATTATTGGTTAGCCTTATTATGGGAATTATTGGGAGGACCGCTTTCTATCGCCTTCATTCATCAATTCTCTCTTGTCTTGGCAAATCTGTCCACAATTTTTTTCTGCTCAATTTTTCTGAACCACTAAACAGTTAACGCTCGTGTCCAAAACATCTCGCAATTGGGTCGATGTGACTTGTTCAATATTTTTTAGCCTACTTTCAGTTAATGGGCCGGCTCATTGTTGGGCTACCCTCTTATAGAGGTTACCCAAGTTCCCCCTCCTCCTTCCATGTGGGTGAGATGAGAGCGAGGGCGACACGCCATTTCATTCTAGGTTTGGTCCAACCTTTTGCTTTTTTTGGGCTCCAATTCGTTGTCTCCTACTATTACTCCTGATGTCCTCCAAGAACGTACCAAAAATTTCAGTCATCAGTTGGCTCAGTTCAGATGGTACttttaactaaaatattaaaatataatttttttttcattttttttagctTTGTTTCCATGCATGCTGGAGGTCATGATACGGATTTCCTTCTTTGAAGCGGACTTCTGTCGCTATATTAAAATATTCATGTCGGACACTCGGCAAAAATTGTTATTTTTAGGGTAGCTGACTGAAATTGTTATTCTTATCAGACTAATTAAACATTgtaattgaaaaaatattatcaTCATTTGTGAAGGCATCCATAGATTCTTATTAATACGTATAGTAAAGTAGTATGATTAAGTTTCATTTAGCATAgtgcatttatttatttatccaatTAAAATTCAGTTTAAATGGTAGATTTTAATCATTATAGTTGAGATTTAGAATTGAatcaaaatatttttctcaatttaatattaattttaattttaaattgattttaatttcatttaatttagttcatttaatttaattaaatttattcattaattttatttaataatagaaaatctaattttttttatcatagaataaaattaaatttattaaaatcaattcaatctaaatataattaatttaaaatgattctaattaattttaaatttaattaatttcaatatgatttaattttgattCTAGAATTACCGAGCATAATAATTGTATATTCATATAGAAACGGACATTTAACACACCAATGGTGTGTAGTCTGTGCGTTCTAATCTCGTCTGCACTGAAATATTTatgtattatttaatatttatatttttatcatgGGGTAAAACGGTGCGTTTAAACTAGGTTACCACAGCAGTGCCCTTAAAGCCATCGCAAACACAAaggcctcaaaccctaattcccctgtCTCCTCTAAACGGGAATTCTTCGGCTTTCAGGAATTATAGACATACTATGATCGTTAAGCTCTTTCCACAACTCCACTTTGTCAATTCATATTTTCCAGTCGCGGGGCACCCACCCATGAAATCTTCCATCCCTGTTTTGTCTCGGATATTCCCTTATAGACTTAGATATCTCGGTTTTGGCTCTCATTCCTATTCACAGCTTGGATTTCGTCGATTCTCCACTCGGCCATTTAGATACAGATCAGAATTCAGCCATAGTGGTCATGAAAGAGGAAATGTGAGAGCTCCAAAGAGTTTGATTGAAGATGAAGCCGAACTCAGTGACTGGGTCAATGATTTGAGAACCAGTTCTTTCCGTCGTGAACAACTCGCTAGCGAAGACGAGTCAGATTATGGTATAGCTCGTAATAGAGGTAAGAGTGGCACAGATAGGGATAGGAATTGGAACGGAGGTAGTAGTAGAGGAAGGGAAAGAGATAGAGAGGACAGAGGTAGGAGTAGAGGAAGGGAAAGAGATAGAGAGGACAGAGGTAGGAGTATAGGAAGTGAAAGAGATAGAGAGAGCTTTTCAATGAAGAGAAGGAGAGAGGTTATATCAGATGAGAATGGCGAATCAAGCAGTAGGAGAGCTCGTGGTCATACTGATTCATTTTCGAGGAATTCATGGATAGCTAATATTGGATTTGTGGATGGTGATGAAGACAAATTTAACTCGCCGAGAAAGAAAGTTGGGAATAGAGATTTAATGAATGGAAGGAGAGTAGTGACAGAGATGGATTCAGTGTTTAGGAGAGATGGGAAGGGATTAAGACAAAAAAGTGATTTTGTTGATAATTTGGAAGATGAGGACTATATTGATGACAAAAAGTATGAGAGTAAGGAGTTAATGGGGCATCTCAACGATTTGGTTGATGAGGAGGGGAGTGATGATACAAATGAAGATGTTCATGACAATGTGATGTTAAAGAAAAATGCATCATTTTCATTTGGAAAGGAGGACAATGGGCCCTCCTCAGCTGAAAACTTTGATTCTTATCTGAGCGAGTCTAGGTATTTCAAAGAAATTTCATCATGTAAATCTTTTGCTTATGGATAACTGACATGACTAATTCAATTTACAATTAATGAATCCTCAAATGCATTGATAACTAAAATGACTAATTCAATTTGGCTTCTTTTATTTTTCACACTTATTATTGCTCAAAGTATTTAGTTCTCTAGAATGCCTGCAGATTTGATCAATGCTCGATCTCTCCTTTATCATTAAAAGGAATCAAGGATGCAGGATATGAGAAAATGACTGTAGTTCAGGAGGCCACTCTTCCAGATATACTAAAAGGTTTAATTCTTTCATCTATGGTCTGGTTCTTGTTTATTTGTCCTCATTGATTTGTTCAGATAAGAGATGGGGTTTAGTGTTTGAATCCTAGGTGATTTTCTTCTTAAGTTATGAATGTACCGCACCTGCTAGATTGTAGTATTGTTTTGTTATGTTATCTGCATGCTGTGAGAAGAACTTAGTTTCTGGATCTTTTCGTTGCCCACTTGTAAGTTGGATATATTCTCCCAGAAAATTCACAAAATCAATATGAGGTTTCATTTTCTTTAGTTCTATATTATTTGGTGCATCATATCGAATTTAGCAGTGTTGTTAAAGAGTGAAATGCCCTATCCTATGAatagttttgaaaccaacctCAATCCAAATTAGTTGGGTCATCTGTAGTGATCTTTTTTTCTCCATTTCGTCCCTTTCTATTACGGCTAATATGTTAAAATGCCTTTTCAACAGTGCAATCCCGATTTTACAATCATTGGAACTGATTCTCATCTTGTGTCCTCATTTGCGTTGCTATTCTCTGTTGTGATTAACTTACTTGTCCATAAGATGATAATACAAACATTGATTTTGATTCCAGGCAAGGATGTACTTGCTAAGGCTAAGACAGGCACTGGAAAAACTGTGGCATTTTTGGTAAGATATCTTATTTTGATCATGCATTAGTGCTAACCAGTGGAAGACCATTGGTTAGCACTGTACAATCAATGACTGATAAGTCTTTGTAGTTTTCTTGAATGATCATAAATGCACTTTTAATACAAAATTGTTAGACTTTCTTCTTAAGACATGAAGTTTGTAAATTTTCAAGATGCAGAAGTGTTCATAGCTATTATCTATAGCAACATATTTATATATCACAGGTAATAGGAAGAACTGAAGCACATGAATTGGGGTAATAGATATGCATTTTCGTTTTCTTTTATAAGTATTTTATCTTGTCGCTTTCCATAGAAGGAGTTTACTTTCCTGAAGATTAAAAATAGGTCATCTTAGGAATTTGGCTACAATTTAGATGGTGAAGTGCTCTTGGACTATTAGATATATGgcatttttttctttaatttatagtggattttttttttaatttataggcAACTGCTTAGGGAGTCCCCCATCTTCCAAACCCCAATAGTAAATATGGGCTATCTTACTTATTTGATTTAAATATGGACACTTGAAATCATATGAAATTTTATGAGCTTTAACCAATTCTCTCTCTAATCAGCTTCCAGCAATTGAGGTTGTTGTAAAATCTCCTCCTGTTGGTCGCGATCAAAAACGACCCCCAATTCTTGTGCTTGTTATATGCCCAACTCGAGAACTTGCAAATCAAGCTGCTGCAGAAGCAAAGACCTTATTGAAGTATCACTCTTCTATTGGTGTTCAAGTTGTTATGGGAGGCACAAGGCTTGCCCTTGAACAGAAACAAATGCAAGCAAACCCTTGCCAGGTGAGTTAATTATTGTGAAGATTTATATAGACTCCTTATGATACTTTGCCAGGCCAAGTATCAAACCAATAACTTCTCTTAACTATTTGAAATGTTGTCTGGTGGTAGCAAAGCATAGAGCTTCTCCTAGAACAATAT harbors:
- the LOC110653259 gene encoding DEAD-box ATP-dependent RNA helicase 31, with product MIVKLFPQLHFVNSYFPVAGHPPMKSSIPVLSRIFPYRLRYLGFGSHSYSQLGFRRFSTRPFRYRSEFSHSGHERGNVRAPKSLIEDEAELSDWVNDLRTSSFRREQLASEDESDYGIARNRGKSGTDRDRNWNGGSSRGRERDREDRGRSRGRERDREDRGRSIGSERDRESFSMKRRREVISDENGESSSRRARGHTDSFSRNSWIANIGFVDGDEDKFNSPRKKVGNRDLMNGRRVVTEMDSVFRRDGKGLRQKSDFVDNLEDEDYIDDKKYESKELMGHLNDLVDEEGSDDTNEDVHDNVMLKKNASFSFGKEDNGPSSAENFDSYLSESRFDQCSISPLSLKGIKDAGYEKMTVVQEATLPDILKGKDVLAKAKTGTGKTVAFLLPAIEVVVKSPPVGRDQKRPPILVLVICPTRELANQAAAEAKTLLKYHSSIGVQVVMGGTRLALEQKQMQANPCQILVATPGRLRDHIENTAGFATRLMGVKVLVLDEADHLLDMGFRKDIEKIISAVPKQRQTLLFSATIPEEVRQICHIALRRDHEFVNTVQAGTEETHSQVRQMHLVAPLDKHFPILYVLLKDHIADNIDYKVLVFCTTAMVTRMVADLLGELKLNVREIHSRKPQSYRTRVSDEFRKSKGLILVTSDVSARGVDYPDVTLVIQVGLPADREQYIHRLGRTGRKGKEGQGILLLAPWEESFLSTIKDLPITKGSVPLVDPDTETKVERAMSHVEMKNKETAYQAWLGYYNSSKLVGKDKYRLVELANEFSRSMGLDNPPAIPKLVLGKMGLRNIPGLRSK